The Streptomyces sp. HUAS CB01 genome has a segment encoding these proteins:
- a CDS encoding S1 family peptidase: MNKFVRALQRCAAVGAVVLAAVSLQPTSATAAAPPVVGGTRAAQGEFPFMVRLSMGCGGSLLTQQIVLTAAHCVGSSGNNTSITATAGVVDLRSSSAIKVRSTKVLRAPGYNGDGKDWALIKLAQPINLPTLKIAETTAYNNGTFTVAGWGAAREGGAQQRYLLKAQVPFVSDASCLQSYPNLIAGEEICAGFTEGGVDTCQGDSGGPMFRRDNAGAWIQVGIVSWGQGCARPDYPGVYTEVSTFASAIKSAAATL, translated from the coding sequence TTGAACAAGTTCGTTCGCGCCCTTCAGAGATGCGCGGCCGTCGGTGCCGTCGTCCTCGCGGCCGTCAGCCTCCAGCCCACCTCCGCCACCGCCGCCGCCCCGCCCGTCGTCGGCGGAACCCGCGCCGCCCAGGGCGAGTTCCCCTTCATGGTCCGGCTCTCCATGGGCTGTGGCGGGTCGCTGCTCACCCAGCAGATCGTCCTCACCGCCGCCCACTGCGTGGGATCCTCCGGCAACAACACCAGCATCACCGCCACCGCCGGTGTCGTGGACCTCCGGAGCTCCAGCGCCATCAAGGTCCGGTCCACCAAGGTCCTTCGGGCCCCCGGCTACAACGGCGACGGCAAGGACTGGGCGCTGATCAAGCTCGCCCAGCCGATCAACCTGCCGACGCTGAAGATCGCCGAGACGACCGCGTACAACAACGGCACCTTCACCGTCGCCGGCTGGGGTGCGGCCCGTGAGGGCGGCGCCCAGCAGCGCTACCTGCTCAAAGCACAGGTCCCCTTCGTCTCCGACGCCTCCTGCCTCCAGTCCTACCCGAACCTGATCGCGGGCGAGGAGATCTGCGCGGGCTTCACCGAGGGCGGCGTCGACACCTGCCAGGGCGACTCCGGCGGCCCCATGTTCCGCCGCGACAACGCCGGCGCCTGGATCCAGGTCGGCATCGTCAGCTGGGGCCAGGGCTGCGCGCGGCCCGACTACCCCGGTGTCTACACCGAGGTCTCCACCTTCGCCTCCGCGATCAAGTCCGCCGCGGCGACGCTCTGA
- a CDS encoding SDR family oxidoreductase has translation MNAVAGICRDRVVAVTGAGRGLGRAHALAFAAEGARVVVNDLGVGPDGTPGEDGPADRVVEEIRARGGEAVAHSGDVATVEGAASLVETALGSFGRLDTLVNNAGFLRDRMLVNLDEDDWDAVVRVHLKGHFLPLRYAAAHWRAEGRAGREPSARVVNTSSGAGLLGSVGQSGYSAAKAGIVGLTLVAAAELSRYGVQVNAIAPAARTRMTERTFAGTMAPPEDPGAFDAMAPENVSPLVVWLGSAASAGVTGRVFEAEAGRITVMEGWHRGPTADRGARWTPAEAGEATLKLLAEGTPPQPAYGAR, from the coding sequence ATGAACGCAGTTGCCGGGATCTGCCGCGACCGGGTCGTGGCCGTGACGGGAGCGGGCCGGGGGCTGGGGCGGGCGCACGCGCTGGCCTTCGCCGCGGAGGGCGCGCGAGTCGTGGTCAACGACCTGGGCGTCGGGCCGGACGGCACGCCCGGCGAGGACGGCCCGGCCGACCGGGTCGTCGAGGAGATCCGCGCGCGGGGCGGCGAAGCCGTGGCCCACTCGGGCGACGTGGCCACGGTCGAGGGCGCCGCCTCACTGGTGGAGACGGCCCTCGGTTCCTTCGGACGGCTCGACACGCTCGTCAACAACGCGGGGTTCCTGCGCGACCGGATGCTGGTCAACCTCGACGAGGACGACTGGGACGCGGTGGTGCGGGTCCATCTGAAGGGCCACTTCCTGCCCCTGCGGTACGCGGCGGCCCACTGGCGGGCCGAGGGCCGGGCCGGGCGCGAGCCGTCGGCCCGCGTCGTCAACACCTCCAGCGGCGCGGGCCTGCTGGGCTCGGTCGGCCAGAGCGGCTACAGCGCGGCCAAGGCCGGCATCGTGGGCCTGACCCTCGTCGCGGCGGCGGAACTGTCCCGCTACGGCGTCCAGGTCAACGCCATCGCCCCGGCGGCGCGGACGCGCATGACGGAACGGACCTTCGCCGGGACGATGGCACCGCCGGAGGATCCGGGAGCCTTCGACGCGATGGCGCCGGAGAACGTGTCGCCGCTGGTGGTGTGGCTGGGCTCGGCGGCCTCGGCGGGTGTCACCGGCCGGGTCTTCGAGGCGGAGGCGGGCCGCATCACGGTCATGGAGGGCTGGCACCGGGGCCCCACGGCCGACCGCGGCGCGCGCTGGACGCCCGCGGAGGCGGGGGAGGCGACCCTGAAGCTCCTCGCGGAGGGGACACCGCCGCAGCCGGCGTACGGGGCGCGGTAG
- a CDS encoding ankyrin repeat domain-containing protein, with amino-acid sequence MSTRETEDTGRRVLDPAEELFEGLYGGDDDAVVRALRAGVPAEASDEDGQTALYLAAAQDRPVMVRLLLAAGADPDRASGTDGAELPLCGAAVWGRTEVMRALLSAGARPDLEEAAGVRALTWACRQGRAEAVELLLAHGADPDRPGPGEEPPLVTAARRGSPSSVRALLRHGAVAREDALTEARRWLGVDVEEELRRTLTERHREEHGDDCATYAETVSRRVEEDGGVTVVVELHHDGGGVTGAEQQTGHAAVATLLEEDLGLRTPADTLAERALRRGDPDQDDWTEAVAVLQRRGDEDTFRAAAAWCGTEDPLRQTFAADVLAGLSGDGMRARAVPLLRELSREARDPEVIRAAVAALGQQADPAGVTEILRHAGNPDPEVRFGVAVALHGLLPAGRADGVEAVVALSRDPDDGVRDWATTVLADVDEDTPAIRDALADRLDDAVPDIEAEAARGLAMRQDTRAVEALARILENADPDGYAYSTADQAVDYVADERVRRRLEATVPRSR; translated from the coding sequence ATGAGCACCAGGGAGACCGAGGACACCGGCAGACGGGTCCTGGATCCGGCCGAAGAGCTCTTCGAGGGGCTGTACGGCGGCGACGACGACGCGGTGGTGCGGGCGCTGCGGGCCGGGGTGCCGGCCGAGGCCTCCGACGAGGACGGGCAGACCGCGCTGTACCTGGCCGCGGCCCAGGACCGGCCGGTCATGGTGCGGCTGCTGCTGGCCGCCGGTGCCGACCCGGACCGGGCGAGCGGCACCGACGGGGCGGAGCTGCCGCTGTGCGGGGCCGCCGTGTGGGGGCGCACGGAGGTGATGCGGGCGCTGCTGTCGGCGGGGGCCCGCCCCGATCTTGAAGAGGCTGCCGGTGTCCGGGCCCTCACCTGGGCCTGCCGCCAGGGACGCGCGGAGGCCGTGGAACTGCTGCTCGCGCACGGGGCGGACCCGGACCGGCCGGGCCCCGGTGAGGAGCCCCCGCTGGTCACCGCCGCCCGGCGCGGCTCGCCGTCGAGCGTCCGGGCCCTGCTGCGGCACGGCGCGGTGGCGAGGGAGGACGCGCTCACGGAGGCACGGCGCTGGCTCGGCGTCGATGTGGAGGAGGAGCTGCGCCGCACCCTGACCGAGCGGCACCGCGAGGAGCACGGCGACGACTGCGCGACCTACGCGGAGACCGTCTCGCGCCGGGTGGAGGAGGACGGCGGCGTCACCGTCGTCGTCGAGCTGCACCACGACGGAGGCGGGGTCACGGGTGCCGAGCAGCAGACCGGGCACGCGGCCGTGGCGACGCTCCTCGAGGAGGACCTGGGACTGCGCACTCCCGCCGACACGCTGGCCGAGCGCGCCCTGCGCCGCGGGGACCCGGACCAGGACGACTGGACCGAGGCCGTCGCCGTCCTCCAGCGCCGCGGCGACGAGGACACCTTCCGCGCGGCCGCCGCGTGGTGCGGGACGGAGGACCCGCTGCGGCAGACGTTCGCGGCCGATGTGCTGGCCGGCCTCTCGGGCGACGGGATGCGGGCTCGGGCGGTGCCACTGCTCAGGGAACTGTCGCGGGAGGCCCGGGACCCCGAGGTGATCCGGGCGGCGGTGGCGGCGCTCGGGCAGCAGGCCGACCCGGCCGGGGTGACGGAGATCCTCCGGCACGCCGGGAACCCGGACCCCGAGGTGCGCTTCGGGGTGGCCGTGGCGCTGCACGGACTGCTGCCGGCGGGCCGCGCGGACGGGGTGGAGGCGGTCGTCGCGCTCAGCCGGGACCCGGACGACGGGGTCAGGGACTGGGCGACGACGGTCCTGGCCGATGTGGACGAGGACACGCCCGCGATCCGGGACGCCCTCGCCGACCGCCTCGACGACGCCGTGCCGGACATCGAGGCGGAGGCCGCACGCGGGCTGGCGATGCGTCAGGACACCCGGGCCGTCGAGGCCCTGGCGCGCATCCTGGAGAACGCGGACCCGGACGGCTACGCCTACTCCACGGCGGACCAGGCCGTGGACTACGTGGCGGACGAGCGGGTGCGGCGGCGCCTGGAGGCGACGGTACCGAGATCGCGGTGA
- a CDS encoding enoyl-CoA hydratase family protein: protein MGVSTTGPEKGVSVVTVDFPPVNALPVHAWYALADAVRRAGRDPEVRCVVLAAEGRGFNAGVDIKELQRDAGHDALIGANRGCHEAFGAVYECEVPVVAAVHGFCLGGGIGLVGNADAIVASDDATFGLPELDRGALGAATHLSRLVPQHLMRTLYYTSRTVTAAELHAHGSVWRVVPRDGLRAAARDLAREIAAKDGRLVRLAKAAINGIDPVDVHRSYRYEQGFTFEADLGGIAGRVRDTFGKEA, encoded by the coding sequence ATGGGTGTCTCCACCACAGGCCCGGAGAAGGGCGTTTCCGTCGTGACGGTCGACTTCCCGCCCGTCAACGCCCTCCCCGTACACGCCTGGTACGCACTCGCCGACGCCGTGCGCCGCGCCGGCCGGGACCCGGAGGTCCGCTGTGTGGTCCTGGCCGCCGAGGGCCGCGGCTTCAACGCCGGCGTCGACATCAAGGAGTTGCAGCGCGACGCCGGGCACGACGCCCTGATCGGCGCCAACCGGGGCTGCCACGAGGCCTTCGGCGCCGTCTACGAGTGCGAGGTCCCCGTCGTCGCCGCCGTGCACGGCTTCTGCCTGGGCGGCGGGATCGGCCTCGTCGGGAACGCCGACGCGATCGTGGCGTCCGACGACGCCACCTTCGGGCTGCCGGAGCTGGACCGGGGGGCGCTCGGGGCCGCCACCCACCTCTCCCGGCTCGTCCCCCAGCATCTGATGCGCACGCTGTACTACACCTCCCGCACCGTGACGGCCGCCGAACTGCACGCCCACGGCTCCGTCTGGCGGGTCGTCCCGCGCGACGGGCTCCGTGCCGCGGCACGGGACCTGGCGCGCGAGATCGCCGCCAAGGACGGCCGTCTCGTCCGGCTGGCCAAGGCGGCCATCAACGGCATCGACCCCGTGGACGTGCACCGCAGCTACCGGTACGAGCAGGGCTTCACCTTCGAGGCCGACCTCGGTGGCATCGCCGGCCGCGTCCGGGACACCTTCGGCAAGGAGGCATGA
- a CDS encoding CoA transferase subunit A: MADKTMTADDVVGRLRSGMTLGIGGWGSRRKPMALVRALLRSGVTDLTVVSYGGPDVGMLAAAGRVRRLVAPFATLDSVPLEPHFRAAREAGTIAMTELDEAMFMWGLHAAANRLPFMPVRAGLGSDVMRVNPELRTVRSPYADGEEFVAVPALRLDAALVHLNRADRLGNGQYLGPDPYFDDLFCEAADAAYLSCEQLVETAELTKDAAPQTLLVGRHSVTGVVEAPDGAHFTSCAPDHGRDESFQKLYATTPWAEFAERFLSGPDEHAYRSAVRAWHEEQR, translated from the coding sequence ATGGCCGACAAGACCATGACCGCCGACGACGTCGTGGGGCGGCTGCGCAGCGGCATGACCCTCGGCATCGGCGGCTGGGGCTCGCGCCGCAAGCCGATGGCCCTGGTGCGGGCGTTGCTGCGGTCCGGGGTCACCGACCTGACCGTCGTCTCGTACGGCGGCCCGGACGTGGGGATGCTGGCCGCGGCGGGCCGGGTCCGCCGGCTCGTCGCCCCGTTCGCGACGCTCGACTCCGTGCCGCTGGAGCCCCACTTCCGGGCGGCCCGCGAGGCGGGGACGATCGCGATGACGGAGCTCGACGAGGCGATGTTCATGTGGGGGCTGCACGCCGCCGCCAACCGGCTGCCCTTCATGCCCGTGCGGGCCGGTCTCGGTTCGGACGTCATGCGCGTCAACCCGGAGCTGCGCACGGTCCGTTCGCCCTACGCCGACGGCGAGGAGTTCGTCGCCGTCCCCGCGCTGCGTCTGGACGCGGCCCTCGTCCACCTCAATCGTGCCGACCGCCTCGGCAACGGCCAGTACCTGGGACCGGACCCCTACTTCGACGACCTCTTCTGCGAGGCGGCCGACGCGGCGTACCTGTCGTGCGAGCAGCTCGTGGAGACGGCCGAGCTGACCAAGGACGCCGCCCCGCAGACCCTGCTCGTCGGGCGGCACAGCGTCACGGGCGTCGTCGAGGCCCCGGACGGGGCGCACTTCACGTCCTGCGCCCCCGACCACGGCCGCGACGAGTCCTTCCAGAAGCTGTACGCGACCACGCCCTGGGCCGAGTTCGCGGAGCGCTTCCTGTCGGGTCCCGACGAGCACGCCTACCGGTCCGCCGTGCGGGCCTGGCACGAGGAGCAGCGGTGA
- a CDS encoding glycoside hydrolase family 35 protein, producing the protein MDGFAVGDGDFLLDGRPVRLLSGALHYFRVHEEQWGHRLAMLRAMGLGCVETYVPWNLHEPAQGRFVDVGALGRFLDEVAAAGMRALVRPGPYICAEWENGGLPHWVTGPLGRRVRTDDAEFLGHVERWFRRLLPQVVARQVDRGGPVVMVQAENEYGSYGSDAVYLRRVVELLHACGVTVPLFTSDGPEDHMLTGGSVPGVLATVNFGSDAREAFAALRRHRPSGPLMCMEFWCGWFQHWGAGRAVREPGEAAEALREVLECGASVNLYMAHGGSNFGGWAGANRSGELHDGALRGTVTSYDYDAPVDEAGLPTEKFWRFREVLARYAEGPLPEVPAPPVRIGCPVAAVVDGWVPLAEVLEVLGDEEVTAPVPPTFEELGVDRGLVRYRVDVPGPRRPYPLSVSGLRDVAVVTVDGVRAGVLAAEEAVLAEPVAGPAAVELWVESLGRVNYGPRLAEPKGITGGVRHERQYLHGFRARGLRLDAIGEGGAKVAFRPVGRGAADAPAGAGGAGGTGSAGAVAGAEGAGAVGRPRSTGTRSAGAEGAGAVGPGCGPGSGSAGGGEPGLYRAVAEVAAPGDAALELPGWTRGFVWVNGFCLGRYWSAGPQESLFVPGPVLRAGVNEVWVLELERGGEDVRLG; encoded by the coding sequence TTGGATGGGTTCGCGGTCGGTGACGGGGATTTTCTGCTGGACGGGCGGCCGGTGCGGCTGTTGTCGGGGGCCCTGCACTACTTCCGGGTGCACGAGGAACAGTGGGGGCACCGGCTGGCGATGCTGCGGGCGATGGGGCTCGGCTGTGTGGAGACGTACGTCCCGTGGAATCTGCACGAGCCGGCTCAGGGCCGGTTCGTGGACGTCGGGGCCCTGGGCCGGTTCCTGGACGAGGTCGCGGCGGCCGGGATGCGGGCGCTCGTGCGGCCGGGCCCGTACATCTGCGCGGAGTGGGAGAACGGGGGCCTTCCGCACTGGGTGACGGGTCCGCTGGGGCGGCGGGTGCGGACGGACGACGCGGAGTTCCTGGGGCATGTGGAGCGCTGGTTCCGGCGGCTGCTGCCGCAGGTGGTGGCGCGTCAGGTCGACCGGGGCGGCCCGGTGGTCATGGTGCAGGCGGAGAACGAGTACGGGAGTTACGGCTCGGACGCGGTGTATCTGCGCCGTGTGGTGGAGCTGCTGCACGCCTGCGGGGTGACGGTGCCGTTGTTCACCTCGGACGGGCCGGAGGACCACATGCTGACGGGCGGTTCGGTGCCGGGGGTGCTCGCGACGGTCAACTTCGGGTCGGATGCGCGTGAGGCGTTCGCCGCGCTGCGGCGTCACCGGCCGTCGGGTCCGCTGATGTGCATGGAGTTCTGGTGCGGCTGGTTCCAGCACTGGGGTGCGGGGCGGGCGGTGCGGGAGCCGGGCGAGGCGGCGGAGGCGCTGCGGGAGGTCCTGGAGTGCGGGGCGTCGGTCAACCTCTACATGGCGCACGGGGGTTCGAACTTCGGTGGCTGGGCGGGCGCGAACCGTTCGGGCGAGCTGCACGACGGAGCGCTGCGCGGGACGGTGACGTCGTACGACTACGACGCGCCGGTGGACGAGGCGGGGTTGCCGACGGAGAAGTTCTGGCGGTTCCGCGAGGTGCTGGCGCGGTACGCGGAGGGGCCGCTGCCGGAGGTGCCGGCGCCGCCGGTGCGGATCGGGTGCCCGGTGGCCGCGGTGGTGGACGGGTGGGTTCCGCTGGCGGAGGTGCTGGAGGTCCTCGGGGACGAGGAGGTCACCGCGCCGGTTCCGCCGACGTTCGAGGAACTGGGCGTGGACCGGGGTCTGGTGCGGTACCGGGTGGACGTGCCGGGGCCGCGCCGGCCGTACCCGCTGTCGGTGAGCGGGCTGCGGGACGTGGCGGTGGTGACGGTGGACGGGGTCCGGGCGGGGGTGCTCGCGGCGGAGGAGGCCGTGCTGGCGGAGCCGGTCGCCGGGCCCGCGGCGGTGGAGCTGTGGGTGGAGTCGCTGGGCCGGGTCAACTACGGGCCTCGGCTGGCGGAGCCGAAGGGCATCACCGGCGGCGTGCGGCACGAGCGGCAGTATCTGCACGGCTTCCGGGCGCGGGGGCTGCGGCTGGACGCGATCGGTGAGGGCGGCGCGAAGGTCGCCTTCCGCCCTGTGGGGCGGGGGGCGGCGGACGCACCGGCGGGGGCCGGGGGCGCGGGCGGGACGGGGAGCGCGGGCGCGGTCGCGGGGGCCGAAGGCGCCGGTGCGGTGGGCCGCCCCAGGAGCACGGGGACCAGGAGCGCGGGGGCCGAAGGCGCCGGCGCGGTGGGGCCCGGCTGCGGGCCGGGCTCCGGGAGCGCGGGCGGTGGTGAGCCCGGGCTGTACCGGGCGGTGGCCGAGGTCGCCGCTCCGGGGGACGCGGCGCTCGAACTGCCGGGCTGGACACGGGGGTTCGTTTGGGTGAACGGCTTCTGCCTGGGCCGCTACTGGTCGGCGGGGCCGCAGGAGTCGCTGTTCGTACCGGGTCCGGTGCTTCGCGCGGGGGTGAACGAGGTGTGGGTGCTGGAGCTGGAACGCGGCGGGGAGGACGTACGCCTGGGGTGA